The Paenibacillus sp. G2S3 region TTTTAAATCCTCCCCTATTTTAAAATCCGTTTGACGTGATCTTGTACTAAATCAGCCATGTTCCGATGTCCTTGTATATCAAGATGCATGTAATCTATTTCATTCATCGATACATATTCTCTGGAATCAATAAAGTGGATATCTGTCCCCGAAAGCAACGCCGCAAGATGCTGAGAGAGCTCCAATGATTTCTCGCTACAATTACTTCCCATTGGCTTACCAATCGGAGTATGAATATACTCTGCCCCAATGGGAGGAGGAGCGATCACAAGCACTTCTGGCGCTTTTCCCGATGGTCCTGTCCCGCTACCTCTAGCTTTAAGAGCGAGTCTAACAATACCTTGTGCTATGTTATAAGAAGTTAGTGCAAATCTTTCTTTCGTATCATTCGTCCCAAGCATGATCACTACCAAATCAAGTGGTGCATGTGACATTAGGCATGGATAGAGATAAGCTATTCCGGCTAACCCTTCAAATAGCGGATCGTCACTAACACTGGTTCTACCAGGAAGCCCTTCCTCTATGACCCGGTAAGTGTTGCACAGTTCTGATTGTAGAAGTCCGGTCCAACGTATTTCATCATTAAACCTTTGGTCCGTCTCTGCGTCGTAGCCCCAAGTATTGGAATCACCAAAGCATACGATGGTTCTCTTCATTGCATTAACCACAATATTTTTCGATCGCTTGATCAATCAATTTCATAATATCTGCGATTGGACCAGCATCTTCAGCGGCTACCCCTTCAAGCGGTGCTCTTACACTACCAATGTTTACGCCTCTTAATCTCAGAACCTCTTTAATTTCCGCATACATAGAACCCTTGAGGGAACAAAGCGCGATGATGATATCGTTGATATCACTTTGAAGTTGTCCTGCTTCCTCAAACTTGCTGGCAAGTACAAATGTATTAGCTTGCAAGAACAGCTCCGGCATAACTGCATAAGTACCACCAATGCCAGCATCGGCTCCCATGATTCTTCCCGCAACATACTGTTCATCCGGTCCATTAAAGACCACTACATCTTTTCCACCCACTCTTTTGAAGCGTTCAATATCCATAGGTGGCATAGAAGAATTCTTAACGCCGATAACTTTTTTATTAGTAAGCAGTTTCTCGAATAAAGCTGGAGTTAGTGTATATCCCGTAGTCTGAGGAATGTTGTAGATAATGAACGGTAGAGGAGTTGCCTCCATAATATCGCTCCAGTATTTAGTTACTGCACTATCAGGTAATTTGAAATATATAGGTGGGATTGCGGATAGTGCATCATATCCTAAGCTCGCCGCATGTTTTGCTAATTCGATACTATCTCTAGTGGAAGGGGCTCCTACATGAGCAATCAGTGTCATTTTACCTTTCAGGTTACTAGCTACATAGCTGAGTACCGCTTTGCGTTCGTCCAGACTCTGGTAGATACATTCTCCAGAACTACCTCCCACATAAACACCTTGAACTCCTTTTTCAAATAAGTAATCACATAAGGCATGTGTCCGGGATTCGGAAATATTTCCTTGATCGTCATAGCAAGCATAGAAGGCAGGTATAATTCCGTGGAACTTGTTGAGTGTCATTGATAATCCCCCTTAAGATGTGAACGGTTTCTTTTCTACATCTTCAAGATATCACTTAAATTAGATTCTGTAAATTATTTTCTCTATTTTTTTAAAAATAAAATTTATTTCCACCAGAAGAACAATCATACTAGAAAAATAGTTTCATTTAAGTGAACGCCCATAAAATAAGACCTTATTTTCCATTTAAAAATAGAATATCGTACGATATATGCAGTTCTAGTTATGATCAGAGAAACACTATCTACAGCCTTAAAGTCATCCGTCTGGTTGGTAATTACTGAAAATCCTTTACGGTTCTTAAGGGCAGTAGATTATCGTTTTAAATCTAATATGATTGTCTCCTACAAGGAGACACTTTTCTCCTTAGGAAGCA contains the following coding sequences:
- a CDS encoding dihydrodipicolinate synthase family protein; its protein translation is MTLNKFHGIIPAFYACYDDQGNISESRTHALCDYLFEKGVQGVYVGGSSGECIYQSLDERKAVLSYVASNLKGKMTLIAHVGAPSTRDSIELAKHAASLGYDALSAIPPIYFKLPDSAVTKYWSDIMEATPLPFIIYNIPQTTGYTLTPALFEKLLTNKKVIGVKNSSMPPMDIERFKRVGGKDVVVFNGPDEQYVAGRIMGADAGIGGTYAVMPELFLQANTFVLASKFEEAGQLQSDINDIIIALCSLKGSMYAEIKEVLRLRGVNIGSVRAPLEGVAAEDAGPIADIMKLIDQAIEKYCG
- a CDS encoding SGNH/GDSL hydrolase family protein, with translation MIKRSKNIVVNAMKRTIVCFGDSNTWGYDAETDQRFNDEIRWTGLLQSELCNTYRVIEEGLPGRTSVSDDPLFEGLAGIAYLYPCLMSHAPLDLVVIMLGTNDTKERFALTSYNIAQGIVRLALKARGSGTGPSGKAPEVLVIAPPPIGAEYIHTPIGKPMGSNCSEKSLELSQHLAALLSGTDIHFIDSREYVSMNEIDYMHLDIQGHRNMADLVQDHVKRILK